The DNA region GTGAATGGGGTAGATATATTGGTCTCCACCCCTGGACGTTTGATTGATTTATACGGTCAAAAAGCGGTGTATTTTGAAGAAGTTGAAGTGCTAGTTCTTGATGAAGCGGACCGTATGTTGGATATGGGCTTTATTGAAGACATTAACAAAATCATTGCCCGCCTACCTCAAGATATTCAAAACTTACTTTTTTCTGCGACACTCTCTAATCCGGTTCGTGATCTAGCGAAAAGCGCCATTGAGGGTGCAGTTGAAATTTCAATGGCTAAGCATAGCGCATCAAAAGCAAATATCGAGCAATGGTTGGTGACGGTAGATAAAGACAAAAAATCTGCGCTACTAGCACATATGATCAAAGAGTATAAATGGGAGCAGGCGTTAATCTTTATCGAAACCAAACATGGTGCTGCTAAACTGGCGGCGCAACTGGAGAAGCGAGGCATTAATGCTGAAGCCTTCCATAGTGGTCGTAGCCAACATATTCGCGCTCAGTTATTGAATGATTTCAAGGCTGGTAAAATTCAATATATGATTGCGACGGGCGTAGGGGCTCGTGGTATTGATATTGATAACTTGCCACGAGTGATTAACTACGATTTACCTTATCCCGCAGATGAATATGTACATAGAATTGGTCGTACTGGCCGTGCTGATAAGAGCGGTGAAGCAATTTCATTTGTCTCAAAAGACAA from Vibrio rarus includes:
- a CDS encoding DEAD/DEAH box helicase translates to MSFSNLGLSTPLLDAINKVGYDKPTSIQQKAIPIVLQGKNLIAAAQTGTGKTASFVLPILEMLSKGETQRKKRIRALIVVPTRELAIQVDEKIKQYASETPLTSMAMYGGVDYQPQKQGLVNGVDILVSTPGRLIDLYGQKAVYFEEVEVLVLDEADRMLDMGFIEDINKIIARLPQDIQNLLFSATLSNPVRDLAKSAIEGAVEISMAKHSASKANIEQWLVTVDKDKKSALLAHMIKEYKWEQALIFIETKHGAAKLAAQLEKRGINAEAFHSGRSQHIRAQLLNDFKAGKIQYMIATGVGARGIDIDNLPRVINYDLPYPADEYVHRIGRTGRADKSGEAISFVSKDNFKNLCMIESRLGHLIERREIDGFQPRKEVPISILNYVPKHKRELKEE